A single genomic interval of Hevea brasiliensis isolate MT/VB/25A 57/8 chromosome 4, ASM3005281v1, whole genome shotgun sequence harbors:
- the LOC131179291 gene encoding aspartate aminotransferase, cytoplasmic isozyme 1-like — protein MHPLTHLWPISMLDVGELLNIFEQVGLFKIKILCLYLFHFPNLAGTPGDWSHIIKQIGMFTFTGLNSEQVAFMTKEYHIYMTSDGRISTAGLSSKTVPHLADAIHAAVTRAA, from the exons ATGCATCCGCTGACACATTTATGGCCAATCTCCATGTTAGATGTAGGAGAACTTTTAAACATCTTTGAACAAGTAGGATTATTCAAGATCAAAATTTTATGTTTATATCTATTTCATTTTCCCAACTTGGCAGGAACACCTGGTGACTGGAGTCACATTATTAAGCAAATTGGAATGTTCACTTTCACTGGACTGAACTCTGAGCAAGTTGCCTTTATGACTAAAGAGTATCACATCTACATGACATCTGATGG GAGGATTAGCACGGCAGGTTTGAGCTCGAAGACCGTCCCTCATTTAGCAGATGCAATACATGCAGCTGTTACTCGTGCTGCATAG